From the Candidatus Binataceae bacterium genome, the window GGCTATTATCCCTTCGGTCCACGTGGCGACGCGGTCTGGCAGCGCGCATCGGTCGTCCCGCTCGGCGAAAGGCAGGTGCCGACGCTCGCCCCGGAAGACCATCTGCTCTTTCTCGCCGTTCACGCCTCGCGCCATGGGTGGCCGCTTCTCAGTCAGATTTGTGATGTCGCGTACTTCGCTAGCCGGGTTAAACTCGATTGGGCGACGCTCACCGAACGCGCCTCGCGCACCGGATGCGCACGAATGCTCAATCTGGGCCTGATGCTCGCCGCCGGTCTGCTTGCCGCGGAGCTTCCCGCGGGAGCGCTTCAGGGCGCAGACGCGGAAACCCGCTCATCGGTCGCGCGGCTCGCCGCACAGTTCTGCAGCGAAGCGTCACCGGCCGATTCCACGATCGGGTCAGTCACGCGCTCGCTGGTTGGCATCGAGCAGACCGGCGAGCGGGTCCGCTACCTGCTCCTGCATGCGCTCGCGCCAACGTTAATCGACGCGCACTATTGCCCACTCCCACGATGGCTCTACCCGGCATACTATCTCGTGCGCCCAATCCGGATCGGGTTGCGAGGGACGCGCAGCCTCGGCGCAGCAGCGCGCGCCCATATGCGAAGAGAGTCCTGAGACGGTGAAAACATTGGCCTGCAGCAAGTACCTGGGCGCGCTTATACCATCACCTCAGATGCTCGCGGTTATACCCTTTACAGCTTCTTTTATTTCTGCAGTGATTTGGGGCAAGTCACTTCGTATATAC encodes:
- a CDS encoding nucleotidyltransferase family protein — translated: MTSRTNRSGEVSFLLRCCAPKSTRPAAPPGVDFDWSWLEQAARAQGVLPLVARSLATLDDPPHPIRDRIRTSAVAIELRNEYLAARLIELMGEFARNAIALLAFKGPILAQLAYGDPGLRVFADLDILVRKADVPRAAHLLERLGFAGDYFDHVAFQSDFFHAVEINFRAREGDLNLDLHWDLAPGYYPFGPRGDAVWQRASVVPLGERQVPTLAPEDHLLFLAVHASRHGWPLLSQICDVAYFASRVKLDWATLTERASRTGCARMLNLGLMLAAGLLAAELPAGALQGADAETRSSVARLAAQFCSEASPADSTIGSVTRSLVGIEQTGERVRYLLLHALAPTLIDAHYCPLPRWLYPAYYLVRPIRIGLRGTRSLGAAARAHMRRES